In a single window of the Nicotiana tomentosiformis chromosome 8, ASM39032v3, whole genome shotgun sequence genome:
- the LOC138897542 gene encoding uncharacterized protein, which produces MAEYEVCILGIRMAVEMNVKELLVIGDSDILIHQVQGEWSNKNLKILPYLHCMKDLCKKFTKIEFNHVLRIQNEFVDALATLSSMIQHLDKNYIDPIEVEIRDQHDYCFNIDGEPDGKPWYHNIKKFHATREYPENATNGQK; this is translated from the coding sequence atggctgaatacgaAGTGTGCATCCTTGGGATCAGAATGGCAGTCGAAATGAAcgtcaaagaacttttggtcataggagattccgatatattgatacaccaagtccaagggGAATGGTCCAACAAGAATTTAAAGATACTTCCGTACCTGCACTGCATGAAGGATCTATGCAAGAAGTTCACGAAGATTGAGTTCAACCACGTACTTaggattcagaacgagttcgTCGACGCCCTTGCAACCCTATCATCTATGATTCAACATCTAgacaagaactacatcgacccTATCGAGGTAGAGATCAGGGATCAACATGACTATTGCTTCAATATAGATGGAGAACCAgatggtaaaccatggtatcaCAATATCAAGAAATTCCATGCAACCAGAGAATACCCGGAGaatgctactaatggtcaaaagTGA